In the Pseudomonas sp. ADAK2 genome, one interval contains:
- a CDS encoding HvfC family RiPP maturation protein, with translation MDKSSLHQQQDALTRYLRDPEHCAPPAEMDAARVQVYRDLVFNNVSLLLSGTFPVLVRILGDAEWRALVRIFLRDYRAQTPKFGEIAQEFVAFLAAEPPGLSDGDWPPFMVELAHYEWVEMTLQQSDDEPLPMSDAGLLLERPLQVSPLAWPLAYGWPVQLLGPDYRPDVVPDQPTLLLVRRTEDWSVKFSELSPLAWRLLQRMGEFPELDGRAQLEGLAEEAGAGGSSEFMDNGVALLRQMHSEGVLA, from the coding sequence GTGGATAAATCTTCGCTGCATCAGCAACAGGATGCCCTGACCCGATACCTGCGTGATCCCGAGCACTGCGCGCCGCCAGCCGAAATGGACGCTGCGCGGGTGCAGGTTTATCGGGATCTGGTGTTCAACAATGTGTCGTTGCTGCTCAGCGGAACCTTCCCGGTGCTGGTGCGGATTCTAGGGGATGCGGAGTGGCGCGCGCTGGTGCGGATCTTCCTGCGGGACTATCGCGCGCAGACGCCGAAATTCGGTGAGATCGCCCAGGAGTTTGTCGCGTTTCTCGCCGCTGAACCGCCAGGCTTGAGCGATGGGGATTGGCCGCCGTTCATGGTCGAACTGGCGCATTACGAGTGGGTCGAGATGACGTTGCAGCAGTCTGACGACGAGCCATTGCCGATGAGCGATGCCGGGTTGTTGCTGGAGCGACCATTGCAGGTTTCGCCACTGGCCTGGCCGTTGGCGTATGGCTGGCCGGTGCAGCTGTTGGGGCCGGATTACCGGCCTGATGTTGTGCCGGATCAGCCGACGTTGTTGTTGGTTCGACGGACTGAAGACTGGAGCGTCAAGTTCTCTGAGTTGAGTCCTTTGGCGTGGCGGTTGTTGCAGCGGATGGGGGAGTTTCCCGAGCTGGACGGGCGTGCGCAGCTGGAAGGACTCGCGGAGGAGGCCGGTGCTGGCGGGTCTAGCGAGTTCATGGACAACGGCGTGGCGTTGTTGCGGCAGATGCATTCGGAAGGTGTATTAGCCTGA
- a CDS encoding ATP-binding protein has protein sequence MNLAMHWPRTLASRLSLIFLIGLILAQALSFGAQYYERYESAKNTMLGNLETDVSTSIAILDRLPAEERAGWLQQLERRNYRYLLDDGSPGTAMRDTPIAVTSIKDAIGKDYPMTVTDIPGPQKHFQVHLKLADGSPVTIDVRPAMVPLSPWLPIALLGQLALMLACTWLAVRIAIRPLTRLATAVETLDPNTHAVHLDEKGPTEVAHAAMAFNAMQARIAAYLKERMQLLAAISHDLQTPITRMKLRAEFMDDSSEKDKLWNDLSEMEHLVREGVAYARSIHGATEESRRTDLDSFLDSLVFDYQDMGKDVQLSGKSAAVIDTRPHALRRVLVNLTDNALKFAGAAELQVEAKTDGSLSVKVMDRGPGIAEEELAQVMEPFYRVENSRNRSTGGTGLGLAIAQQLALAIGGSLTLSNREGGGLCAELKLPR, from the coding sequence CGCGAAAAACACCATGCTCGGCAACCTGGAAACCGACGTCTCGACCTCCATTGCCATCCTCGACCGCTTGCCGGCGGAAGAACGCGCGGGCTGGCTGCAGCAACTGGAGCGGCGTAATTACCGCTATCTGCTGGACGACGGTTCGCCCGGTACGGCCATGCGTGACACACCCATCGCGGTGACCTCGATCAAGGATGCCATCGGCAAGGATTACCCGATGACCGTGACCGACATCCCCGGTCCGCAGAAACACTTCCAGGTGCACCTGAAACTGGCGGACGGCAGCCCGGTGACCATCGACGTGCGGCCGGCCATGGTGCCGTTGTCGCCGTGGCTGCCGATCGCGTTGCTGGGGCAATTGGCGCTGATGCTCGCCTGCACCTGGCTCGCCGTGCGGATCGCCATCCGCCCTCTCACCCGCCTCGCCACGGCGGTCGAAACCCTGGACCCCAACACCCACGCCGTGCACCTGGACGAAAAAGGCCCGACCGAAGTCGCCCATGCGGCCATGGCGTTCAATGCCATGCAGGCGCGGATCGCGGCGTACCTCAAGGAACGCATGCAACTGCTGGCGGCGATTTCCCACGACCTGCAAACCCCGATCACCCGCATGAAACTGCGCGCCGAGTTCATGGACGATTCCAGCGAGAAAGACAAACTGTGGAATGACCTCAGCGAAATGGAGCACCTGGTGCGCGAAGGCGTGGCGTATGCCCGCAGCATCCACGGCGCCACCGAAGAGAGCCGGCGCACGGATCTGGATTCGTTTCTCGACAGCCTGGTGTTCGACTACCAGGACATGGGCAAGGACGTGCAACTGAGCGGCAAAAGCGCCGCCGTGATCGACACCCGCCCCCACGCCTTGCGCCGGGTGCTGGTGAACCTGACCGACAACGCCCTGAAATTCGCCGGGGCTGCGGAGTTGCAGGTCGAAGCAAAAACCGATGGCAGCTTGTCGGTGAAGGTCATGGACCGTGGGCCGGGGATTGCCGAAGAGGAATTGGCCCAGGTGATGGAGCCGTTTTATCGCGTAGAGAACTCACGCAACCGCAGCACCGGCGGGACCGGATTGGGACTAGCGATTGCGCAGCAGTTGGCGTTGGCGATCGGGGGATCGTTGACCTTGAGTAATCGTGAAGGCGGCGGGCTATGTGCAGAACTGAAGTTACCTCGTTGA
- a CDS encoding HvfB family MNIO-type RiPP peptide maturase, with the protein MQTSDLSTKASVGLGLRRGLMKDLQAAPTGSFDFLEVAPENWIGIGGAHGAALRALAERYPLSCHGLSLSLGGSAPLDVGFLQEVRVFLDHYNVPLYSEHLSYCSDDGHLYDLLPLPFTEEAVHHVAARIRQSQDILGRRLAVENVSYYAAPRQDMDELTFTNAVLREADCDLLLDVNNVYVNSINHGFDPQAFLAGIDSGRVVAMHVAGHFDESETLKIDTHGASVKPVVWSLLAEAYARFGAQPTLLERDFNFPAFSELVAELQTIRRLQGVEVNRG; encoded by the coding sequence ATGCAGACCTCTGATTTATCCACCAAGGCCAGCGTCGGCCTCGGCCTGCGTCGCGGGCTGATGAAAGACCTCCAGGCCGCCCCGACTGGGAGTTTCGACTTTCTCGAAGTTGCCCCGGAAAACTGGATCGGCATCGGCGGTGCCCATGGCGCGGCGTTGCGCGCGTTGGCCGAGCGTTATCCGTTGTCCTGCCACGGCTTGTCCCTGTCGTTGGGCGGGTCGGCGCCGCTGGATGTCGGGTTTTTGCAGGAAGTGCGGGTGTTTCTCGATCACTACAACGTGCCGCTGTACAGCGAACACCTGAGTTATTGCAGCGATGACGGTCACCTCTACGACCTGCTTCCACTGCCGTTTACCGAAGAGGCGGTGCACCACGTTGCCGCACGAATTCGTCAGTCCCAGGACATTCTCGGCCGGCGGCTGGCGGTGGAAAACGTCTCCTATTACGCCGCGCCCCGGCAGGACATGGACGAACTGACCTTCACCAATGCCGTGCTACGGGAAGCCGATTGCGACCTGTTGCTGGACGTCAACAATGTGTACGTGAACTCGATCAACCACGGTTTTGATCCGCAGGCGTTTCTGGCGGGGATCGATTCCGGGCGGGTGGTGGCGATGCACGTCGCCGGGCATTTCGATGAGTCCGAAACCTTGAAAATCGATACCCACGGCGCGTCGGTGAAACCGGTGGTCTGGTCGTTGCTGGCCGAGGCTTACGCCCGCTTCGGCGCGCAACCGACGCTGCTGGAGCGGGACTTCAACTTCCCGGCGTTCTCGGAACTGGTGGCCGAGTTGCAGACCATTCGCCGCTTGCAAGGTGTGGAGGTGAACCGTGGATAA
- a CDS encoding class I SAM-dependent methyltransferase has protein sequence MDEARLNDFMGKLVNDMGGAAMLANVILGEELGLYRAMADSQPISPETLAEKTGCHPRLLREWLSAHAASGYMEHQDGQFRLPEEQALALAIEDSPVYIAGGIGVVASFFHDKDKLVSAFRGDGALPWGDHHPCMFSGTERFFRPGYKAHLVAEWLPALEGVVAKLESGAKVADIGCGHGASTVIMAQAFPDSRFVGFDYHAPSVTVATQRAEAGGVSGRARFFQGTAKSYPGTDYDLVCYFDCLHDMGDPVGAARHAYDSLKADGTVLLVEPYANDALDDNITPVGRLFYAASTFICTPNSLSQEVGLGLGAQAGEARLRKVFTEAGFKHFRRATETPFNLILEARK, from the coding sequence ATGGACGAGGCCAGACTTAACGACTTCATGGGTAAATTGGTCAACGACATGGGCGGCGCGGCGATGCTGGCCAATGTCATTCTCGGCGAAGAACTCGGCCTGTACCGGGCCATGGCCGACAGCCAGCCGATCAGCCCCGAAACCCTCGCCGAAAAGACCGGGTGCCACCCTCGCCTGCTGCGCGAATGGCTCAGCGCCCACGCCGCTTCCGGTTACATGGAACACCAGGACGGCCAGTTCCGCCTGCCCGAAGAGCAAGCCCTGGCCCTGGCCATCGAAGACTCACCGGTGTACATCGCTGGCGGTATCGGGGTGGTCGCGTCGTTTTTCCATGACAAGGACAAACTGGTCAGCGCTTTTCGCGGTGACGGTGCATTGCCCTGGGGCGATCACCATCCGTGCATGTTCAGCGGCACGGAGCGCTTCTTTCGCCCCGGCTACAAAGCGCACTTGGTGGCCGAATGGTTGCCGGCGCTGGAAGGCGTGGTGGCCAAGCTGGAGAGCGGCGCCAAAGTGGCGGACATCGGCTGCGGCCATGGCGCCTCGACCGTGATCATGGCCCAGGCGTTCCCGGATTCGCGCTTTGTCGGCTTCGACTACCACGCGCCCTCCGTCACCGTGGCCACCCAGCGCGCCGAGGCCGGTGGGGTGTCCGGGCGGGCGCGGTTCTTCCAGGGCACGGCGAAAAGTTATCCGGGCACCGACTATGACCTGGTGTGCTATTTCGACTGCCTGCACGACATGGGCGACCCGGTGGGTGCGGCGCGCCACGCCTATGACTCGCTGAAAGCGGACGGCACGGTGCTGCTGGTGGAGCCCTATGCCAACGATGCCCTCGACGACAACATCACTCCGGTGGGACGGCTGTTTTATGCGGCTTCGACCTTCATTTGCACGCCAAACTCACTGTCCCAGGAAGTCGGCCTCGGGCTCGGCGCCCAGGCCGGTGAAGCGCGGTTGCGCAAGGTGTTTACCGAGGCCGGGTTCAAGCATTTCCGCCGGGCGACGGAAACGCCGTTCAACCTGATTCTTGAAGCGCGTAAATAG